GTTTCACCGAAAGCAACGCTTTGTCTATGGAGGTGTATGGCCTGTCGCCAATGGTCAAAACGCCTATCCGGCCCGCGTTGGACTTCGCGTCCGGCGCCACGGAAAACTCGATGGCCAATTCGTGGAAATTTGCGCCTTCAATCGCCTTCTTGCGGACATCCTCCGCCTGTTCCTTCGTCTGCGTCACTATCAAAAGCGCCGTGGCGCGTCTTGGCTGGAACTTTAGATAGTCGTTGTCAGCGATATATTTTGAGATATCCTTTTTTGAAGGCTCGTTCTTTTTATTCACCTTGTCGCGGTATATGTTCACCGCCAGGCTCAAGTCGAACTCCGCGACAAGTTCCTTAAACCGTGGCGATTTATCAAGCCCGGCCTCTTTCCCCTCGGCGGCGAACAGCTTCTCTTCCACCACCCCGGCCAGGTATTCGAGCAGGTCTTTTTTCCCGGGACCCACCCGCGCCGCCTTATCGCGCACCTCCCCATAGCCGATCGCAAAAATCGAGGATTTCACCAGCAATGCAGTGTTCTTAAGCTTTGAAGGCTCTAAGGCGGCGATGTCCGGCGAGAACTCCACCCTGTACTTGTCATAAAGCCTGGCCCCTTCGGCTCCGATGGCCTCATTGCGTTTTTTTCCCTGGAGCATGGCGGCCGCCGCTTCCGCGTTCAATCCTTTTTCTTTGGAGAGCTTTTCGATCTGGGCGGGGCCCACCTTCGCCTTTTCGTCGAAAATCTTTCTACGGTAAAGCCCGGCCAATGTTATTTCACGGTATTCAGCCGATTTGGCG
The window above is part of the Nitrospinota bacterium genome. Proteins encoded here:
- a CDS encoding peptidylprolyl isomerase, with the translated sequence MTFALLAFSAHMALADTPIAKVGGRVITLEELNRTLGSLPTAEHLAADQALEKNARALEALRGMIDAQLLYDEAAASGVMESKEFIAKSAEYREITLAGLYRRKIFDEKAKVGPAQIEKLSKEKGLNAEAAAAMLQGKKRNEAIGAEGARLYDKYRVEFSPDIAALEPSKLKNTALLVKSSIFAIGYGEVRDKAARVGPGKKDLLEYLAGVVEEKLFAAEGKEAGLDKSPRFKELVAEFDLSLAVNIYRDKVNKKNEPSKKDISKYIADNDYLKFQPRRATALLIVTQTKEQAEDVRKKAIEGANFHELAIEFSVAPDAKSNAGRIGVLTIGDRPYTSIDKALLSVKPGGITVPVQGLRGYSVFKLLEITKKEKRNDKEASPMARQTILEERFEKIMDALRKSGKVELLYSGQSAAK